Proteins encoded by one window of Culicoides brevitarsis isolate CSIRO-B50_1 chromosome 2, AGI_CSIRO_Cbre_v1, whole genome shotgun sequence:
- the LOC134831781 gene encoding UDP-GlcNAc:betaGal beta-1,3-N-acetylglucosaminyltransferase-like protein 1, translating into MTKVSVIITVLNGTKWIESCFSSILKQNVTPEFDIEIVVFDDASKDDTARQISEWKEKFQAKNMELTLVKSDFSSPKGVGYGRNVAVERCNGDWLCFQDIDDVMMPDRIRRQLEAGLQLGNNYIIGSKFTRVPQDSTFRFTKWANNLPHDKLSVQIYTSNGPTLIMPTWFMHKDVFHRVGGFCEDGKGTPEDLIFFFKHLNVGGKLHRVDEPLLEYTYHSEATSFSVKSETIDKIRLQQLIETEFNDKEKSQWKEGFMIWNAGRQGRKFYRSLPKEWQNRVTSFCDVDPKLIGTTFNHYEPELRKTLRNVPIVSYKEVTSPVIICMKLDLTDGAFEENLASLNMEEGRDFILFS; encoded by the exons ATGACAAAAgtg agTGTCATCATCACAGTTTTGAATGGGACAAAATGGATCGAATCCTGTTTCTCGTCGATTTTGAAGCAAAACGTTACTCCGGAGTTTGATATTGAAATTGTTGTGTTTGACGATGCGAGTAAAGATGATACTGCAAGACAAATTTCTGaatggaaagaaaaatttcaagcgaAAAATATGGAACTTACCCTCGtgaaaagtgatttttcaaGTCCTAAAGGTGTCGGATATGGAAGAAATGTTGCTGTTGAGCGATGTAACGGCGATTGGTTGTGTTTTCAAGACATCGATGACGTTATGATGCCTGATAGGATTCGGAGACAACTTGAAGCGGGACTTCAATTAGGCAATAACTac atAATTGGCAGTAAATTCACTCGAGTGCCTCAAGATTCAACGTTTCGTTTCACAAAATGGGCAAATAATCTCCCGCATGACAAATTATCCGTTCAAATTTACACATCGAATGGCCCAACGTTGATAATGCCCACGTGGTTCATGCACAAAGACGTTTTTCATCGCGTTGGAGGCTTTTGTGAAGATGGCAAGGGCACTCCTGAAGATTTAATCttctttttcaaacatttgaaTGTCGGCGGAAAACTTCATCGTGTTGACGAGCCTCTTTTGGAGTACACATATCATTCGGAAGCGACGTCATTCAGTGTGAAAAGTGAAACTATCGATAAAATTCGGTTGCAGCAGTTGATAGAAACGGAATTTAATGACAAAGAAAAGTCTCAATGGAAAGAAGGCTTCATGATTTGGAACGCAGGACGTCAAGGAAGGAAGTTTTATCGATCGTTACCCAAAGAATGGCAAAATCGAGTAACGAGTTTCTGTGATGTCGATCCAAAGTTGATAGGAACAACGTTTAATCATTACGAACCGGAGCTGAGGAAGACTTTGAGAAACGTTCCGATCGTTAGTTATAAAGAAGTGACGTCTCCTGTGataatttgcatgaaattagACTTGACTGATGGGgcatttgaggaaaatttggCATCCTTGAACATGGAGGAGGGGagagattttattttgtttagctga